A single region of the Nocardioides sp. W7 genome encodes:
- a CDS encoding UvrD-helicase domain-containing protein: MTDEAVETREIAQEQAFVDRVYLQLADSAKAAQELAREGHERGKLGHEGGLVERDAMVFQAAKRIAQLDAAHEGLVFGRLDMRPSLDPQPRYVGRIGLRDADRDSLLIDWRAPAAAVFYQATAAEPQQVIRRRVLRSDGPHVVGVEDELLDAQALEEDDVDLPIIGGGALMAQLSRARDRSMHSIVATIQAEQDKAIRAPGKGVVSISGGPGTGKTVVALHRAAYLLYNDRRRYETGGVLVVGPSGVFMRYIERVLPSLGETAVALRSLGEVVDGVKASRHDEPAVADVKGSARMAELIRRTARQQAPGSPSEFRVFYRDDRLVLDRGVLGRVRRSLMSQGRRNRQLPRVSQALLDQLWRQVRGDRGRERGRELFDEDMLGNDAFLDFAASWWPPLDAASVLGWLREPEFLARVGEGVVSPEEQRLLLKSWAAGSPLSVEDVPLIDELRYALGDVLVRTDDERDNPITAVEGSVDLHELFTASDREYAPTGRAWAPPTHSIEDDGYAHVLIDEAQDLTPMQWRMVGRRGRTASWTIVGDPAQSSWPVPAEAAEARAEALERKVQHDFHLSTNYRNSSEIYEYAAAYAERVGLNADLPTAVRSTGVPPQILEGVADVEAATRAAVNEVAEQVSGTVAIVVPAARRSEVNAWLASWPELADAAAGARAAIDSSVTPSGEDRVVVLTGLDTKGLEFDGIVVVRPQEIEDESATGRATLYVVLTRATQLLTTIS; the protein is encoded by the coding sequence TTGACGGACGAGGCAGTCGAGACTCGGGAGATCGCCCAGGAGCAGGCGTTCGTCGACCGGGTGTACCTCCAGCTGGCGGACTCCGCGAAGGCGGCGCAGGAGCTGGCACGCGAGGGCCACGAGCGGGGCAAGCTGGGCCACGAGGGTGGCCTGGTCGAGCGCGACGCGATGGTCTTCCAGGCCGCGAAGCGGATCGCCCAGCTCGACGCCGCCCACGAGGGCCTGGTCTTCGGGCGCCTCGACATGCGCCCGTCGCTCGACCCGCAACCGCGGTACGTCGGCCGGATCGGGCTGCGCGACGCCGACCGTGACTCGCTGCTGATCGACTGGCGCGCGCCCGCGGCGGCGGTGTTCTACCAGGCGACCGCGGCCGAGCCGCAGCAGGTCATCCGGCGCCGGGTGTTGCGCTCCGACGGCCCGCACGTGGTCGGGGTCGAGGACGAGCTGCTCGACGCCCAGGCGCTCGAGGAGGACGACGTCGACCTCCCGATCATCGGCGGGGGCGCCCTGATGGCGCAGCTCTCCCGCGCCCGGGACCGCTCCATGCACTCGATCGTCGCGACCATCCAGGCCGAGCAGGACAAGGCGATCCGCGCACCCGGCAAGGGCGTCGTGTCGATCTCCGGCGGTCCCGGCACCGGCAAGACCGTCGTCGCGCTGCACCGTGCGGCGTACCTCCTCTACAACGACCGGCGCCGCTACGAGACCGGCGGCGTGCTCGTCGTCGGCCCGAGCGGGGTCTTCATGCGCTACATCGAGCGGGTGCTGCCGAGCCTCGGCGAGACCGCCGTCGCGCTGCGCTCGCTCGGCGAGGTCGTCGACGGCGTCAAGGCCAGCCGCCACGACGAGCCGGCGGTCGCCGACGTGAAGGGCTCGGCGCGGATGGCCGAGCTGATCCGTCGTACGGCGCGCCAGCAGGCGCCCGGCAGCCCGTCCGAGTTCCGGGTCTTCTACCGCGACGACCGGCTCGTGCTCGACCGCGGCGTGCTGGGCCGGGTCCGCCGCAGCCTGATGTCGCAGGGCCGGCGCAACCGGCAGCTGCCGCGGGTCTCGCAGGCGCTGCTCGACCAGCTGTGGCGCCAGGTCCGCGGCGACCGTGGTCGCGAGCGGGGCCGCGAGCTGTTCGACGAGGACATGCTCGGCAACGACGCGTTCCTCGACTTCGCCGCCTCCTGGTGGCCGCCGCTGGACGCCGCCTCCGTGCTCGGCTGGCTGCGCGAGCCGGAGTTCCTCGCCCGCGTCGGGGAGGGCGTCGTGTCGCCCGAGGAGCAGCGACTGCTGCTGAAGTCCTGGGCCGCCGGCAGCCCGCTCTCGGTCGAGGACGTGCCGCTGATCGACGAGCTGCGCTACGCGCTCGGGGACGTGCTGGTCCGCACCGACGACGAGCGCGACAACCCGATCACCGCGGTCGAGGGCTCGGTCGACCTGCACGAGCTGTTCACGGCCTCCGACCGGGAGTACGCCCCCACCGGCCGCGCCTGGGCGCCGCCGACGCACAGCATCGAGGACGACGGCTACGCCCACGTCCTCATCGACGAGGCGCAGGACCTCACGCCCATGCAGTGGCGGATGGTCGGCCGCCGCGGCCGGACCGCGTCGTGGACCATCGTCGGCGACCCCGCCCAGTCCTCCTGGCCGGTGCCGGCCGAGGCCGCGGAGGCCCGGGCCGAGGCGCTCGAGCGCAAGGTGCAGCACGACTTCCACCTGTCGACGAACTACCGCAACTCCTCGGAGATCTACGAGTACGCCGCGGCGTACGCCGAGCGGGTCGGCCTGAACGCCGACCTCCCGACGGCGGTCCGCTCCACCGGCGTACCCCCGCAGATCCTGGAGGGTGTCGCCGATGTCGAGGCGGCCACCCGGGCGGCGGTCAACGAGGTCGCCGAGCAGGTCTCCGGCACCGTCGCCATCGTCGTCCCGGCGGCGCGCCGCTCGGAGGTCAACGCCTGGTTGGCGTCCTGGCCCGAGCTCGCCGACGCCGCCGCGGGCGCGCGGGCGGCCATCGACTCCTCGGTCACCCCGTCCGGTGAGGACCGGGTCGTGGTGCTGACCGGCCTGGACACCAAGGGGCTGGAGTTCGACGGCATCGTCGTCGTGCGCCCGCAGGAGATCGAGGACGAGTCGGCCACCGGCCGGGCGACGCTGTACGTCGTGCTCACCCGCGCGACCCAGCTGCTGACCACGATCTCCTGA
- a CDS encoding enoyl-CoA hydratase-related protein, whose protein sequence is MSELVHYAVADDIATITLDSPHNRNALSRQLVAELSAALERAGVDDAAKVVVVRAEGRVFCSGADLSEAAGGSMEEGALAIVGLQRLVLTLPKPVVVRLHGAVRAGGIGIVAAADVVVAASEATFALTEVKLGLAPAAISLTVLPRMTSRAAALTALSGEVFTGAQAASYGLVTTAVPAAELDVELERVVAALATGAPQGLRETKALLTRDLVEHLDARGPEVAALSARLFGSPEAQEAMLAFLSRKR, encoded by the coding sequence ATGAGCGAGCTGGTGCACTACGCCGTCGCCGACGACATCGCGACCATCACCCTGGACTCCCCGCACAACCGCAACGCCCTGTCCCGGCAGCTCGTCGCGGAGCTCTCCGCCGCGCTCGAGCGGGCGGGCGTGGACGACGCCGCGAAGGTGGTCGTGGTCCGGGCCGAGGGCCGGGTCTTCTGCTCCGGCGCCGACCTGTCCGAGGCGGCGGGCGGCAGCATGGAGGAGGGTGCGCTCGCCATCGTCGGGCTGCAGCGCCTGGTGCTGACCCTGCCGAAGCCGGTGGTGGTGCGGCTGCACGGAGCGGTCCGGGCCGGAGGCATCGGGATCGTCGCCGCCGCCGACGTCGTGGTCGCGGCGTCGGAGGCGACCTTCGCGCTGACCGAGGTGAAGCTCGGCCTGGCGCCGGCCGCGATCTCGCTGACCGTGCTGCCGCGGATGACCTCGCGGGCCGCCGCGCTGACCGCGCTGTCCGGTGAGGTGTTCACCGGGGCCCAGGCGGCGTCGTACGGCCTGGTGACCACGGCGGTGCCCGCCGCGGAGCTCGACGTCGAGCTGGAGCGGGTGGTCGCCGCGCTCGCGACCGGCGCGCCCCAGGGACTGCGCGAGACCAAGGCGCTGCTCACCCGCGACCTGGTCGAGCACCTCGACGCCCGCGGACCCGAGGTGGCCGCGCTCAGCGCCCGGCTGTTCGGCTCGCCGGAGGCCCAGGAGGCGATGCTCGCCTTCCTGTCCCGGAAGAGATGA
- a CDS encoding molybdopterin-dependent oxidoreductase, with protein sequence MRTRLAYAGSGVLATLVAVALAHLVAGLTDPGASPVLAVGSQVIDLTPTPMKEWAIQQFGTKDKPILVGSVFAGVLALAAAAGLLARRRFALGAGLLVLLVVVAGAATVNRPRFEALDLLPSVVAAVAGVAALWFLDRALDARRQRPARHDAMAWASQADRAPSRRGVLVASGVLAVAAAVVGGAGEWIARVRTRIADVTLPAATDPAPPLPTGIEGTVEGVTPFRTPNADFYRVDTRLSLPVIDLDDWSLTIDGDVDRKVSFSFEDILAMPMVERDITLTCVSNDVGGRYVGSARWLGVPLQDLLDQAGISRTRADQILSTDVEGMTISTPLELAVDGRDALLAVGMNGDPLPLEHGFPARLVIPGLYGFISATKWISRMTLTTYGEQDAYWTKKKWATDAPIKLSSRIDTPRSLSTIDAGPTFVGGVAWAQHQGGVAKVEVRVDGGPWQPATLGPDGGNDYWRQWYLPWDAASGQHSLAVRATSGDGETQTAVRATPFPAGSSGVQETRVTVS encoded by the coding sequence ATGAGGACACGTCTCGCGTACGCAGGCTCCGGGGTGCTGGCCACCCTCGTGGCGGTCGCGCTCGCCCACCTGGTGGCCGGTCTGACCGACCCGGGGGCGTCGCCGGTGCTGGCGGTCGGGTCCCAGGTCATCGACCTGACGCCCACGCCGATGAAGGAGTGGGCGATCCAGCAGTTCGGCACCAAGGACAAGCCGATCCTGGTCGGATCGGTCTTCGCGGGCGTGCTGGCGTTGGCCGCCGCCGCCGGCCTGCTCGCCCGGCGGCGTTTCGCGCTGGGCGCGGGGCTGCTGGTGCTCCTGGTCGTCGTGGCCGGCGCCGCCACGGTCAACCGCCCGCGGTTCGAGGCTCTCGACCTGCTGCCGAGCGTGGTCGCGGCAGTCGCCGGCGTCGCGGCGCTGTGGTTCCTCGATCGCGCCCTCGATGCCCGTCGGCAGCGGCCGGCCCGGCACGACGCGATGGCCTGGGCGTCGCAGGCCGACCGGGCCCCCAGCCGCCGCGGCGTGCTCGTGGCGTCCGGCGTGCTCGCGGTGGCTGCCGCCGTGGTCGGCGGCGCCGGCGAGTGGATCGCCCGGGTCCGCACCCGGATCGCCGACGTCACCCTGCCCGCGGCCACCGACCCCGCGCCCCCGCTGCCGACGGGCATCGAGGGCACGGTCGAGGGCGTCACCCCGTTCCGGACGCCGAACGCCGACTTCTACCGCGTCGACACCCGGCTCTCGCTGCCCGTCATCGACCTCGACGACTGGTCGCTGACCATCGACGGCGACGTCGACCGGAAGGTCAGCTTCAGCTTCGAGGACATCCTCGCGATGCCGATGGTGGAGCGCGACATCACCCTCACCTGCGTCTCGAACGACGTCGGCGGGCGGTACGTCGGCTCCGCGCGCTGGCTCGGCGTACCGCTGCAGGACCTGCTCGACCAGGCCGGCATCTCCCGCACCCGGGCCGACCAGATCCTCAGCACCGACGTCGAGGGCATGACGATCAGTACGCCGCTGGAGCTGGCCGTCGACGGACGCGACGCGCTGCTCGCCGTCGGGATGAACGGCGACCCGCTGCCGCTGGAGCACGGCTTCCCCGCCCGGCTGGTGATCCCCGGTCTCTACGGCTTCATCAGCGCGACCAAGTGGATCAGCCGGATGACGCTGACGACGTACGGCGAGCAGGACGCGTACTGGACCAAGAAGAAGTGGGCCACCGACGCCCCCATCAAGCTCTCCAGCCGGATCGACACCCCGCGGTCGCTGTCCACGATCGACGCCGGCCCGACCTTCGTCGGCGGGGTCGCGTGGGCCCAGCACCAGGGTGGCGTGGCGAAGGTCGAGGTCCGCGTCGACGGCGGCCCGTGGCAGCCGGCCACGCTCGGCCCGGACGGCGGCAACGACTACTGGCGCCAGTGGTACCTGCCCTGGGACGCCGCCTCCGGGCAGCACTCGCTCGCCGTCCGCGCGACCAGCGGCGACGGCGAGACCCAGACCGCCGTACGCGCGACCCCGTTCCCCGCGGGCTCCAGCGGGGTGCAGGAGACCCGCGTGACGGTCTCCTGA
- a CDS encoding fasciclin domain-containing protein, which produces MKLHTLRRTGALTAAALSLTVGLAACSDEDSGSSSADDTAASSTPADDMNESEDAEMDAGMDAEPYGPACADIPADGPASFGGMAAEPVATAASANPLLSTLVEAVGVAGLGDALNSAEALTVFAPANPAFEAMDPATLEAAMADPELLGTVLSHHVVAERISPDQLSGEFETLAGDMLTIQGEGEEATVGTEGATVLCGNVQTANATVYIIDTVLMPA; this is translated from the coding sequence ATGAAGCTCCACACCCTGCGCCGCACGGGCGCCCTCACGGCCGCCGCCCTCTCCCTCACCGTGGGGCTCGCCGCCTGCAGCGACGAGGACAGCGGCTCGAGCAGCGCCGACGACACCGCGGCCTCCAGCACCCCCGCCGACGACATGAACGAGTCCGAGGACGCTGAGATGGACGCTGGGATGGACGCCGAACCGTACGGCCCCGCCTGCGCGGACATCCCGGCCGACGGTCCCGCGTCGTTCGGCGGCATGGCCGCCGAGCCGGTCGCCACCGCGGCGTCCGCCAACCCGCTGCTCAGCACCCTGGTCGAGGCCGTCGGCGTCGCCGGTCTGGGCGACGCGCTGAACTCCGCCGAGGCCCTCACCGTCTTCGCGCCGGCCAACCCGGCCTTCGAGGCGATGGACCCGGCGACCCTCGAGGCCGCGATGGCCGACCCCGAGCTGCTCGGGACCGTGCTCAGCCACCACGTGGTCGCCGAGCGCATCTCCCCCGACCAGCTCTCCGGTGAGTTCGAGACCCTGGCCGGCGACATGCTGACCATCCAGGGCGAGGGCGAGGAGGCGACCGTCGGGACCGAGGGCGCCACCGTGCTGTGCGGCAACGTGCAGACCGCGAACGCCACGGTCTACATCATCGACACCGTGCTGATGCCCGCCTGA
- the sigK gene encoding ECF RNA polymerase sigma factor SigK encodes MDHIRPVPDDPSPVEGSSVAPDLGELLKLSGRGDQRAFSQLYDAVSTRVFGLAVRVVRDPAQAEEVTQEAFLEIWRTAGRYDPDRGSPLGWLLTIVHRKAVDRVRSAESATRRDASYHQQNQPVAHDATAEAAHASLEARRVRTALGSLTSVQREALELAYFGGYTHTEVAGMLDLPVGTAKTRIRDGLIRLRDTMGVGGR; translated from the coding sequence GTGGACCACATCCGGCCCGTGCCCGACGACCCCTCCCCGGTGGAGGGGTCGTCGGTGGCCCCCGATCTCGGCGAGCTGCTGAAGCTCTCCGGGCGCGGGGACCAGCGCGCCTTCAGCCAGCTGTACGACGCCGTCTCCACGCGCGTCTTCGGCCTCGCCGTCCGGGTCGTCCGCGACCCGGCGCAGGCCGAGGAGGTGACCCAGGAGGCGTTCCTCGAGATCTGGCGGACGGCCGGGCGCTACGACCCGGACCGGGGCAGCCCGCTCGGCTGGCTGCTGACGATCGTGCACCGCAAGGCGGTCGACCGGGTCAGGTCCGCGGAGTCGGCCACCCGCCGCGACGCGTCGTACCACCAGCAGAACCAGCCGGTCGCCCACGACGCGACCGCCGAGGCGGCCCACGCCTCGCTCGAGGCCCGCCGGGTGCGCACCGCGCTCGGCAGCCTCACCTCCGTCCAGCGCGAGGCGCTCGAGCTGGCGTACTTCGGGGGCTACACCCACACCGAGGTGGCAGGCATGCTCGACCTCCCGGTCGGCACCGCCAAGACCCGCATCCGAGACGGCCTGATCCGGTTGCGCGACA